The stretch of DNA GCGCGTGATGCAAGCGGATGTCGCATACACGTCTGCGCAGGACGCCGAATTCGCTCTGCAATCCGCCCTGATCGCCGCAAATGCGCAACTCGCCGAAACGGTTTTCGAACATACCGAACTCACCGGAATGGGCACCACGGTCAGCGCCATGATCGTGCTCGACGACCAGGTCGTGATCGCCCACATCGGTGATTCCCGCATCTATCTGTTGCGCGACGGCGAACTGAGCCAGATCACCGTCGACCACACCTTCGTGCAACGCCTGGTCGACAGCGGCCGGATCACCGAGCAGGAAGCCATGGTGCATCCGCGCCGCTCTGTGCTGATGCGGGTGCTGGGTGATGTCGAGTCCTCGCCGGAGGTCGACACCTCGATCCTCACCACGTTGCCGGGCGACCGTTGGCTGATCTGCTCCGATGGGCTGAGTGGCGTGGTCTCCCCCGCGGCCATCGCCGCAGCACTGTCCAGCGGCGCGAGTCCCCTGGCTGTGGGCAATCGACTGATCAAAGAGACGTTGGATGGCGGTGCTCCCGACAACGTCACCATCGTGGTCGTCGACATCGAGGACGGCGCCCTCCGCACGGCCGAGCCAGTCGTCGTCGGCTCGGCATCCGCCCCGCTCGCATTCGGCGAGGAGCCCGTGCGCAATCGGCCCCTGCGTCTGCCGGCCCTGCGTCTGCACCCCGTGCGGGAATCCCACTTCGAGCCCGATTCTCAGGACTACCTCTCAGAACTCATCGAGGAAGACGCCCGCCGGCTGCGCCGCCGCCGCATCACCTGGCTGACCGGCATCATTCTCTTGGTGTTGGTCATTGCCGGCGCAGGTGTGGTGGGCTACCAGTGGACTCAGACTCGCTACTTCATCGGCGTCGAGGGCAAGAATGTGGCCATCTTTCAGGGTGTGCAGCAAGACCTTGGTCCGCTCTCGCTCTCCAGCGTCTATGAAGAAACCGATCTGCCGGTGGCAAGCCTGCGGGTGTATGACCGGCAGCAGGTCGAGCAGACCATCAGCGCCCCCTCATTGGCGGATGCCCAACTCATCGTCGAACGGCTTGAAAATGCCCGCACTCCGTAATACATCGGCAGTGACCGACTCGTCGCCACGGGCGACAGGTCCGAAGACCGGCGCCATCAAACGCTTGCACCTGCCCCAAAAACTGCGCAACCTCGAGCTCTTTCTGCTGCTCATCGCCTGCGCGATCAATGCCGGCTCGATTGTTCTGGTTCAGCTGGGAGCGCTCGGCCACATCGACACCCAATTGGTGCTGCTCGGCGCCGGGCTCTCTGTCCTTGTGCTCGCCCTGCACATCGTGATGCGTTTCACCGCCCGGGACGCCGATCCGTTCATTCTGCCCATCGTCACGGTGCTGAACGGCCTCGGCATCGCCATGATCTACCGCATCGACATTGCCGAGCATGAATCCGGATGGGCGAGCGCCTCGGTGCGGCAGATCGTCTGGAGCGCTCTGGCCATCCTCTGCGCA from Leifsonia psychrotolerans encodes:
- a CDS encoding PP2C family protein-serine/threonine phosphatase, encoding MATVSHSAAVSHVGKVRSNNQDSGYAGHTLFVVADGMGGHAGGDVASAITTKRVMQADVAYTSAQDAEFALQSALIAANAQLAETVFEHTELTGMGTTVSAMIVLDDQVVIAHIGDSRIYLLRDGELSQITVDHTFVQRLVDSGRITEQEAMVHPRRSVLMRVLGDVESSPEVDTSILTTLPGDRWLICSDGLSGVVSPAAIAAALSSGASPLAVGNRLIKETLDGGAPDNVTIVVVDIEDGALRTAEPVVVGSASAPLAFGEEPVRNRPLRLPALRLHPVRESHFEPDSQDYLSELIEEDARRLRRRRITWLTGIILLVLVIAGAGVVGYQWTQTRYFIGVEGKNVAIFQGVQQDLGPLSLSSVYEETDLPVASLRVYDRQQVEQTISAPSLADAQLIVERLENARTP